The following proteins are encoded in a genomic region of Amphiura filiformis chromosome 11, Afil_fr2py, whole genome shotgun sequence:
- the LOC140164674 gene encoding serine/arginine-rich splicing factor 1A-like: MAGFGGGGGGGGGGGGGGGGGSGNNDCRVYVGNLPPDIRSKDIEDIFHKYGKIADIDLKISRDSDGPRSRRPPFAFVEFQDRRDAADAVYGRDGYDYDGYRLRVEFPRGGRGGGSGGGGGGGGGGGGPSGGGSGGRRGGAPPMRSDYRCFVTGLPPTGSWQDLKDHMREAGDVCYADVYRDGSGVVEFRREQDLKYAVRVLDDTKFKSHEGETSYIRVKVDKPYLRSRSRSLSPINRRGRGSPRYSPARRSFTPSPRRGSRSRSYSRSRSSSS; encoded by the exons ATGGCAGGTTTCGGTGGTGGTGGCGGTGGCGGTGGCGGTggcggcggcggcggcggcggAGGTAGTGGGAACAATGACTGCCGTGTTTATGTAGGCAACCTACCACCAGACATCAGATCTAAAGACATTGAAGACATCTTTCATAAGTACGGCAAAATCGCTGATATTGATCTGAAGATCAGTCGGGATTCAGACGGGCCTCGATCACGCAGACCGCCGTTTGCTTTTGTTGAGTTTCAAGATAGAAG GGATGCAGCCGATGCAGTGTATGGCAGAGATGGGTACGATTACGACGGCTACCGGTTACGAGTGGAGTTCCCCCGTGGAGGGCGTGGTGGCGGGAGTGGAGGAGGAggtggtggtggaggtggtggtggtggtccaAGTGGAGGTGGTAGTGGTGGAAGAAGAGGAGGAGCGCCTCCTATGAGGTCCGACTACAGGTGCTTTGTTACAG GTTTACCTCCTACAGGGAGCTGGCAGGATTTAAAGGACCACATGAGGGAAGCAGGTGATGTATGCTATGCAGACGTGTACAGGGATGGGTCTGGAGTTGTAGAGTTTAGACGAGAACAAGATCTTAAATATGCAGTCAGGGTGCTGGATGATACCAAATTCAAATCACacgag GGTGAAACATCCTACATCCGAGTGAAAGTAGACAAACCATACTTGAGAAGCAGATCGAGAAGCCTCTCACCAATCAACCGACGGGGAAGAGGTTCCCCGAGGTACTCACCCGCTCGTCGTTCATTTACCCCGTCGCCGCGACGAGGCTCGAGGTCTAGGTCATACTCTCGTTCGAGGTCAAGCTCCAGTTGA